One window from the genome of Paramisgurnus dabryanus chromosome 22, PD_genome_1.1, whole genome shotgun sequence encodes:
- the crygn2 gene encoding gamma-crystallin N-B, which yields MSQYSGKIVFYEGRCFTGRKLEVFGDCDNFQDRGFMNRVNSVRVESGAWICYDHPDFKGQQFILERGEYPEFQRWNSHNDHMGSCKPIRMHGEHYRMEVFDGCNYSGQCMQLCDDCPFLQSRGFNNNCVNSVRVFGDGAWVMYEEPNFRGRMYIVERGNYCNHNEWQAQTPNIQSIRRVVNYF from the exons ATGTCTCAGTATTCTGGAAAG aTCGTGTTTTACGAGGGCAGATGCTTCACCGGACGCAAACTGGAGGTTTTTGGAGATTGTGATAACTTCCAGGATCGTGGATTCATGAACAGAGTGAACTCCGTCCGTGTGGAGAGCGGTGCCTGGATCTGCTACGATCATCCGGACTTTAAGGGTCAGCAGTTTATCCTGGAGCGAGGAGAATACCCAGAGTTCCAGCGCTGGAATTCTCATAATGATCACATGGGCTCCTGTAAACCCATCAGGATG caCGGTGAGCACTATAGGATGGAGGTGTTTGATGGCTGTAACTACAGTGGTCAGTGTATGCAGTTGTGTGATGACTGTCCGTTCCTCCAGAGCCGTGGATTCAACAACAACTGCGTCAACTCTGTCCGAGTCTTCGGTGATGGAGC TTGGGTGATGTATGAAGAGCCGAACTTCAGGGGTCGCATGTACATCGTTGAGAGAGGAAACTACTGTAACCACAACGAGTGGCAGGCACAAACCCCAAACATTCAGTCCATCCGCAGGGTGGTCAACTACTTCTAA
- the LOC135740520 gene encoding uncharacterized protein, with the protein MLSSCHCICLTGADVRREDQNNMDIKMDILFLKEQYDFIKDKRRQESCVVCFKEELNHQKMCNQNLVFPVSQIEQMSLSYSETQFDFFKGSKSSLWRTHLDMHRITHAFNVSEHVDHTSDCSDVTDDTVSTEESSTDLSEHLTEESDVCDRNQHLNNRITSSALTSRNTCSPDVLSRQLSFRSYRSCSSLTGSQYYPFPQMKSLKKSETAKRLGLYASF; encoded by the exons ATGTTGTCGAGTTGTCATTGTATATGTCTGACAGGTGCAGATGTTAGGAGGGAAGACCAGAACAACATGGACATTAAGATGGACATTCTATTTCTAAAAGAGCAATATGACTTCATTAAAGACAAACGAAGACAAGAATCTTGTGTGGTGTGTTTCAAGGAAG AATTAAACCATCAAAAGATGTGTAACCAAAATCTGGTGTTTCCCGTGTCCCAGATCGAACAAATGTCATTATCATACTCCGAAACCCAGTTTGACTTTTTTAAGGGTTCGAAAAGCAGCCTGTGGCGCACACACCTGGACATGCACCGCATAACTCACGCATTCAATGTCAGTGAACACGTCGATCACACGTCCGACTGCAGTGATGTCACAGATGATACAGTATCTACTGAAGAGTCCAGCACAGATTTAAGTGAACATCTAACTGAAGAATCAGATGTCTGTGATCGAAACCAACATCTCAATAACAGAATCACCAGCAGTGCCCTGACCTCCAGGAACACCTGCTCACCAGATGTTTTGTCCCGACAGCTGAGTTTTAGGAGCTATCGGTCATGTTCCTCACTTACAGGATCACAATATTACCCCTTCCCTCAGATGAAAAGTTTAAAGAAATCTGAGACCGCCAAGAGACTTGGCCTATATGCATCATTTTAA
- the nub1 gene encoding NEDD8 ultimate buster 1 has product MDEHIQARLISQLRDDDIRLWLEPYTTDHQHIQELSERYGPVTGFAVDVVRSALEMIQSDAVMKGEGNKEYKETSVATLELLLPKEAQISEQNKKKKAHLKTKLDITAQELKKQISKDYGLQHFNLILKGKILSPEKRLDEQNVKNNSKIMVISVSSENERNVMREEEKENRSEDEGVQRTRRGFQILSERDGTEDPATTPFLEIADQKGNPLQIPDNERKALIMAMGFHEKGRALMKNRKHSSALFYLLMADEQFKQCDSTILNAVDNFAVLQLDIVWCYQALSALSHLDDAKQRVQNAERCFLRCYGDQQSRLQQIKGHTGGEDVLFLRLDLLQSSLAYHSGDEKRASDLLNKAQELYGQLSLDPEKLNQLMSLGFSEQESRLGLRACRGNINDAALHLMQRNKERDEMKEREREKRRRRLQDINTLVELGYNKRDAAKALHQAKGDVDKAYGILLDRAEAQMSDTLDLPGLSDSSVRLMGDESVSQSSPSSLSEEPSTSSDPPSVISSPMDEELVNEVLKDIPRHEEDYLDVTLEEEEELMARLRSYINK; this is encoded by the exons ATGGACGAACACATTCAGGCTCGCTTGATCTCTCAGCTCAGAGATGATGACATCCGTCTGTGGCTCGAGCCCTACACCACTGACCATCAGCACATACAG GAACTGTCAGAGAGATATGGTCCAGTCACAGGATTTGCGGTGGATGTTGTTCGCTCAGCTCTGGAGATGATTCAGTCTGATGCTGTGATGAAGGGTGAAGGGAATAAAGAATACAAAGAGACGTCTGTGGCCACGCTTGAGCTTCTACTGCCTAAAGAAGCTCAGATATCTGAACAAAACAAA AAGAAGAAAGCTCATTTAAAAACCAAACTGGACATCACGGCTCAAGAGCTGAAGAAACA GATCAGTAAAGATTATGGATTACAGCACTTCAATCTCATTCTGAAGGGGAAAATATTGTCCCCAG AGAAAAGACTTGATGAGCAGAATGTGAAGAACAACAGTAAGATCATGGTGATATCAGTTTCATCTGAGAACGAGAGGAACGTCATGCGTGAGGAAGAGAAGGAGAATCGCTCTGAAGATGAAGGAGTGCAGAGAACCCGGAGAGGATTCCAGATTCTGTCAGAAAGAG ATGGTACAGAGGATCCGGCCAccactccgtttctggagatcGCAGATCAGAAAGGAAATCCACTCCAGATTCCTGACAATGAGAGGAag GCTCTGATAATGGCGATGGGTTTTCATGAGAAAGGTCGAGCGTTGATGAAGAATAGAAAGCACAGCTCTGCTCTCTTTTATCTACTGATGGCTGACGAACAGTTTAA ACAGTGTGACTCTACAATACTGAATGCGGTGGATAATTTTGCGGTTCTTCAGTTGGATATCGTGTGGTGTTATCAGGCACTGAGTGCTCTCTCACATCTAGACGACGCCAAACAGAGAGTTCAGAACGCTGAGAGATGTTTTCTGAGATGTTACGGAGATCAGCAGAGCAGACTGCAGCAGATCAAA GGTCACACCGGAGGAGAGGATGTGCTGTTTTTAAGGTTGGATCTTCTTCAGAGTTCTCTGGCTTACCACAGCGGTGATGAGAAGCGAGCATCTGATCTGCTCAATAAA GCTCAGGAGTTGTACGGTCAGCTGAGTTTAGACCCGGAGAAACTGAACCAGCTGATGAGTTTGGGTTTCTCCGAACAGGAATCCCGCTTGGGTTTAAGAGCGTGTCGAGGAAACATCAATGACGCAGCGCTGCACCTGATGCAGAGAAACAAG GAGAGAGATGAGATGAAGGAGAGAGAGCGTGAGAAGAGGAGGCGACGTCTACAGGACATAAACACATTGGTGGAGTTGGGTTACAATAAGAGAGACGCTGCTAAAGCCCTGCATCAAGCTAAAGGAGACGTAGACAAAGCCTACGGG ATTCTTTTAGATCGGGCTGAGGCTCAGATGTCAGACACTTTGGATCTG CCGGGATTATCTGATTCATCTGTGAGGCTGATGGGTGATGAGAGCGTGTCACAATCTTCACCTTCATCTTTATCAGAAGAGCCCAGCACCTCATCTGACCCGC CATCGGTTATATCCAGTCCCATGGATGAGGAGTTAGTGAACGAGGTTTTAAAGGACATTCCCAGACATGAAGAAGATTATCTGGACGTCACactggaggaggaagaggaactCATGGCACGACTCAGATCTTACATTAACAAATGA
- the rheb gene encoding GTP-binding protein Rheb, translated as MPQPKSRKIAVLGYRSVGKSSLTIQFVEGQFVDSYDPTIENTFTKMITVNGQEYSLQLVDTAGQDEYSIFPQTYSIDINGYILVYSVTSNKSFEVIKVIHEKLLDMVGKVQVPIMLVGNKKDLHMERVISCEEGKALAESWNASFMESSAKENQTAVEVFKRIILEAEKMDGGAPQGRTSCAVM; from the exons ATGCCGCAGCCGAAATCGAGAAAGATCGCCGTCCTGGGATACAGATCCGTCG GTAAATCTTCTTTGACAATACAGTTTGTGGAGGGCCAGTTTGTCGACTCTTATGATCCCACTATTGAAAACA CGTTCACTAAGATGATAACGGTGAATGGACAAGAGTATTCACTACAGCTGGTGGACACCGCCGGTCAG GATGAATACTCAATCTTTCCTCAGACGTACTCAATAGACATCAACGGTTACATTCTGGTGTATTCAGTCACATCAAATAAAAG TTTTGAAGTAATTAAAGTTATCCATGAGAAGTTGTTGGATATGGTTGGGAAAGTACA AGTACCCATAATGCTGGTGGGCAATAAGAAAGATCTTCACATGGAACG TGTGATCAGTTGTGAAGAGGGGAAAGCGTTGGCAGAATCATGGAACGCATCCTTCATGGAGTCTTCAGCGAAAGAGAACCAG aCGGCCGTAGAGGTGTTTAAGAGGATAATCCTGGAGGCCGAGAAGATGGACGGTGGAGCTCCACAGGGTCGGACGTCTTGCGCCGTGATGTAG